In Sebaldella termitidis ATCC 33386, one DNA window encodes the following:
- the efp gene encoding elongation factor P: protein MKQAMELRQGSTYRKDNVPYLILKADRHQSTSGKKARAAEMKFKIKDLISGKVQEITVLSTEMIDDIILDRNQMQFLYAMDEEYFFMDQETFDQITLSKDDLGDAVDFLIEEMVIQVLMYEGTPVGVELPNTVVREVTYTEPGLKGDTIGKATKPATVSTGYILQVPLFIKIGDKIKIDTRTGDYMERAND from the coding sequence ATGAAACAGGCAATGGAATTAAGACAGGGAAGTACATACAGAAAGGATAATGTACCTTATTTAATCCTGAAAGCAGACAGACACCAGTCGACATCCGGAAAAAAAGCAAGAGCAGCTGAGATGAAATTCAAAATAAAAGATCTTATTTCCGGTAAAGTACAGGAAATAACAGTATTATCAACTGAAATGATAGATGATATTATACTGGACAGAAACCAGATGCAGTTTTTATATGCTATGGATGAAGAATATTTTTTTATGGATCAGGAAACATTTGATCAGATAACACTTTCAAAAGATGATTTGGGAGATGCAGTAGATTTTCTTATAGAAGAAATGGTAATACAGGTGCTTATGTATGAAGGAACTCCGGTAGGAGTAGAGCTGCCAAATACAGTAGTAAGAGAAGTTACATATACTGAGCCCGGATTAAAAGGAGATACAATCGGAAAGGCCACTAAACCGGCAACAGTATCGACAGGGTATATTTTACAGGTTCCTCTGTTTATAAAAATCGGGGATAAAATAAAAATAGATACAAGAACCGGGGATTACATGGAAAGAGCAAATGATTAA
- a CDS encoding DUF1294 domain-containing protein, producing MKLYEIILSYLLMINIFTMYTFFLDKSKAKNKKWRIKESTLFLLSIAGGSLGALLGMKLFKHKTKHWYFKYGIPFILIVQIILTAYVTVRFRDL from the coding sequence ATGAAATTATATGAAATAATATTATCATATTTATTAATGATAAATATATTTACAATGTATACTTTTTTTCTGGATAAAAGTAAAGCCAAAAATAAAAAATGGAGAATAAAAGAAAGTACACTTTTTCTTTTATCAATCGCTGGCGGAAGCCTTGGAGCCCTGTTAGGCATGAAATTATTCAAGCATAAAACAAAACACTGGTATTTTAAATACGGTATTCCTTTTATACTGATAGTTCAGATAATCTTAACAGCATATGTGACAGTCAGATTTCGTGATTTATAA
- a CDS encoding ABC transporter permease, giving the protein MKNKYLIFFLSILGTGIIWELISKYVGNDVIFPGLSSILREIKLIIFQDTFFREIYSTFIRILCAFLISIISSLILGIISANFKAVRIFLKPQISFIKYAPIIAMIVLVLIWFPKEISPLVIGTVISFPIFYDNIVGSINNIDPEIKKLIKVFHINRKDSIIKLYFPALLYNLTNIASSVFGLILKTVIAGEIYSQPKYGVGSGILNEKLTLNTQGIIAWIIIIVFFSFILDFIFRIFRNKVMFWRENG; this is encoded by the coding sequence ATGAAAAATAAGTATCTGATCTTTTTTCTCTCAATACTGGGAACGGGTATAATATGGGAGTTAATATCAAAATATGTAGGAAATGATGTAATATTTCCCGGTCTGTCTTCCATTTTACGGGAAATAAAACTGATTATATTTCAGGATACATTTTTCAGGGAAATATACAGCACATTTATAAGAATTCTCTGTGCATTTCTGATTTCCATAATCAGTTCGCTGATTTTAGGTATTATATCGGCAAATTTCAAAGCTGTGCGTATATTTTTGAAACCGCAGATAAGCTTTATAAAATATGCACCGATTATTGCTATGATTGTACTTGTGCTTATCTGGTTTCCGAAGGAGATATCGCCTCTGGTAATAGGAACTGTGATTTCGTTTCCAATATTTTATGATAATATTGTAGGAAGTATAAATAATATTGATCCTGAAATCAAAAAACTAATAAAAGTATTTCACATAAATAGAAAAGATTCAATAATAAAGCTGTATTTTCCAGCTCTCCTGTATAATCTGACAAATATAGCAAGCTCTGTTTTTGGTTTGATTTTGAAAACTGTAATAGCAGGGGAAATATACAGTCAGCCGAAATACGGTGTAGGAAGCGGCATTCTAAATGAAAAATTAACGCTTAATACTCAGGGAATAATAGCATGGATAATAATAATAGTATTTTTTTCATTTATACTGGATTTTATCTTTCGTATTTTCCGCAATAAAGTGATGTTTTGGAGGGAAAATGGCTGA
- a CDS encoding phospholipase D family protein: MKKSSSILITVLCLLFLSCSTIKTPPPGVDFESKEYHSEIAEFKYDLSYLTKDGDAAHETHIFNKVYKNIDEAEEFLIIDIFLYNQIYDRNFGKFPEFTEQFSQKLIDKKRENEDFKIYLLTDENNRLYGSYDNPVFKKLEQNGIDVTMVEIYKLKDIYPWYSPIWRTFIEPQGNPIEKGWIPNFYGKQYPDMAIRNILRAVNVKADHRKIFTTEKSLILTSANIHDASYYNSNTSFEVNGNIINESIKNAKLVGEFSNKDIDVEPDYEYSDYEDSRYKVKMITELKVGEALDRDIKATRAGDKIQIGMYFLSDKEVIKHLIDAANRGVEIRMILDRNKDAFGMDTNGLPNKPVAKEIMKKTKNKVQIKWYFTNGEQFHTKYMKIEKKNGTVIINGGSSNFIRKNIRGFIMDANLRIITDAEAPINLEMNDYFERLWNNEDGIFTLNYEDEPTTGIFRDTLFHIERFTEIGSF; the protein is encoded by the coding sequence ATGAAGAAAAGCAGTAGCATACTAATAACAGTATTATGTTTATTATTTCTATCATGCAGTACCATTAAAACACCGCCTCCGGGAGTGGATTTCGAAAGCAAGGAATATCACAGTGAGATAGCAGAGTTTAAATATGATTTGTCATATCTTACCAAGGACGGAGATGCTGCACATGAGACACACATCTTTAATAAAGTATATAAAAATATAGATGAAGCCGAGGAGTTTCTGATAATAGATATATTTTTGTATAATCAGATATATGACAGGAATTTTGGAAAATTTCCTGAATTTACCGAACAGTTTTCACAAAAGCTGATAGACAAAAAAAGAGAAAACGAGGATTTCAAAATATATCTGCTTACTGATGAAAATAACCGCTTGTACGGCTCTTATGATAATCCTGTATTTAAGAAGCTGGAACAAAACGGAATTGATGTGACAATGGTAGAAATATACAAGCTTAAGGATATATATCCATGGTATTCTCCTATCTGGAGAACTTTTATAGAACCGCAGGGCAATCCTATAGAGAAGGGCTGGATACCGAATTTTTACGGTAAGCAGTATCCGGATATGGCAATAAGAAATATATTACGGGCAGTGAACGTAAAAGCAGACCACAGAAAAATTTTTACTACTGAAAAATCATTAATATTAACTTCGGCTAATATTCATGATGCGAGTTACTATAACAGCAACACTTCTTTTGAAGTAAACGGGAATATTATCAACGAGTCTATAAAAAATGCGAAATTAGTGGGGGAATTTTCAAATAAAGATATAGATGTAGAGCCTGATTATGAATACTCTGATTATGAGGATTCCAGATATAAGGTAAAGATGATAACAGAGCTGAAAGTAGGAGAGGCACTGGACAGAGATATAAAAGCTACAAGGGCGGGGGATAAAATTCAGATAGGAATGTATTTTTTATCTGATAAAGAAGTAATAAAGCATCTGATAGATGCTGCAAACAGGGGAGTAGAAATAAGAATGATCCTTGACAGGAATAAAGATGCTTTTGGAATGGACACAAACGGACTTCCAAATAAACCTGTAGCCAAGGAAATAATGAAGAAAACAAAAAATAAAGTACAAATAAAATGGTATTTTACAAATGGAGAACAATTTCACACTAAATATATGAAAATAGAGAAGAAAAACGGAACAGTAATTATAAACGGCGGTTCTTCGAATTTTATAAGAAAGAACATCAGAGGGTTTATAATGGATGCCAACCTGAGAATAATAACTGATGCAGAGGCTCCTATTAACTTAGAAATGAACGATTACTTTGAAAGATTATGGAATAATGAAGACGGGATATTTACATTAAACTATGAAGACGAACCGACAACAGGAATTTTTAGGGATACTTTATTTCATATAGAAAGATTTACAGAAATTGGGTCATTTTAA
- a CDS encoding ATP-binding cassette domain-containing protein, with protein sequence MADYRFENINVSFGTDVIYKNFSIEFEKNRITTILGRSGCGKTTLLNYIMKDILRYKNLSCVFQEEILVKWLTVYENIELVLKNKGLSKTEKNEIIIKNLRLVNLNGYEKYYPSSLSGGMKQRVNIARAASYPADLLFMDEPFKSIDIINKEEIIGKLKQEIKSRNQTAVMVSHDLDEAIDFSDNIICISGTEGKKIKKFSVNKYISKEMLIKYI encoded by the coding sequence ATGGCTGATTATAGATTTGAGAATATAAATGTGAGCTTTGGTACTGATGTAATATACAAGAATTTCTCAATAGAATTTGAAAAAAACAGGATAACAACAATACTCGGCCGTTCAGGATGCGGGAAAACCACGCTTTTAAACTACATAATGAAAGATATTCTGAGATATAAAAATTTAAGCTGTGTTTTTCAGGAAGAAATTCTGGTAAAATGGCTTACTGTTTATGAGAACATTGAGCTTGTATTGAAAAATAAAGGTCTGTCAAAAACAGAAAAAAATGAAATAATTATAAAGAATCTGAGACTGGTCAATCTAAACGGATATGAAAAATATTATCCGTCCAGCTTAAGCGGCGGAATGAAGCAAAGGGTAAATATAGCCAGAGCAGCATCATATCCTGCAGACCTGCTCTTTATGGATGAACCGTTTAAATCAATAGATATTATTAATAAAGAAGAAATAATAGGAAAACTGAAACAGGAAATAAAAAGCCGCAATCAGACAGCTGTTATGGTTTCACATGATCTGGACGAAGCTATTGACTTCTCTGACAATATAATATGCATATCCGGTACAGAAGGAAAAAAAATAAAAAAATTTTCTGTAAATAAATATATTTCTAAGGAAATGCTGATAAAATATATCTGA
- a CDS encoding ABC transporter substrate-binding protein gives MKKIGIIILSMLLIFGCGNGGVPKDDKNAGEEKITVKFIFPEGLPALSVLGMYSENKQFEDNVNIEYEKAATAETLTGSLLTEDDNIIAIVPSSLAAQLYNKNMGYKILGTVSWGSLYLVSSENISGLEDLKNKKTGIIGRGQTPDIVFRNILNKNNIDAESLDLEYFSSGTELASALAAGKIKTAVLSEPAASVLLKKNTDVKMILSLNEEWKKLYSNKYGFPQATLIAKEGVLKKYPDIAKKLALELEEQNKWLTGEGNKEDFLKKAELSIPAAFLPEIIKNSNINFLSIKETENYYLEYYKILSDFDVKTIGGKIPDSGIFYEK, from the coding sequence GTGAAAAAAATAGGGATAATTATTTTGAGTATGTTATTAATTTTCGGCTGCGGAAATGGAGGAGTGCCTAAAGATGATAAAAACGCAGGTGAAGAAAAAATAACAGTAAAATTTATTTTTCCAGAAGGGCTTCCTGCACTTTCGGTATTAGGAATGTATTCTGAAAATAAACAGTTTGAGGATAATGTTAATATAGAATATGAAAAAGCAGCAACGGCAGAAACACTCACAGGCAGTCTTCTGACAGAAGATGATAATATAATTGCAATAGTGCCGTCCAGCCTTGCGGCCCAGCTTTATAATAAAAATATGGGATATAAAATACTGGGTACTGTCTCATGGGGTTCGTTATATCTGGTCAGCAGTGAAAATATAAGCGGACTTGAGGATTTGAAAAATAAGAAAACTGGAATAATAGGAAGAGGGCAGACTCCGGATATTGTTTTCAGGAATATATTAAACAAGAATAATATAGATGCCGAAAGTCTGGATCTGGAATATTTCAGTTCAGGAACAGAGCTGGCAAGTGCACTTGCTGCTGGAAAGATAAAAACAGCTGTATTGTCTGAGCCTGCGGCTTCGGTTCTTTTGAAGAAAAATACTGATGTAAAAATGATACTTTCTTTAAATGAAGAGTGGAAAAAATTATATTCAAATAAATACGGCTTTCCGCAGGCTACATTGATAGCTAAAGAGGGAGTGCTGAAAAAATATCCGGATATTGCAAAAAAGCTTGCGTTAGAGCTTGAAGAGCAGAATAAATGGCTTACAGGAGAGGGAAATAAGGAAGATTTTTTGAAAAAAGCTGAATTAAGCATACCGGCAGCATTTTTGCCAGAGATAATTAAAAATTCCAATATTAATTTTTTATCAATAAAAGAAACAGAAAATTATTATTTGGAATATTACAAAATATTATCGGACTTTGATGTGAAAACTATCGGGGGAAAAATTCCTGACAGCGGGATTTTTTATGAAAAATAA
- a CDS encoding endonuclease/exonuclease/phosphatase family protein: MRYIILFFILFSSLFPENTVLIASFNTLRLGKNKKDYYQVSKVLSKFDLVGLQEVMNENGLKILKGNLEKITGKKWEYHISEKPAGSGEYKEYFAYIWQKEKVSLKEPAGYYQEEKPSDFEREPYGVWFKAGEFDFVYVLAHSVYGKKERERILEASRYILVYNFFRKMVPLEKDVIIAGDFNLPANNRGFRKLTVHPEQIEYVLNPDEDLTTLGKKSLVNSYDNFFISRKHTKEFTGRYGVYNYIKIIMKR, translated from the coding sequence ATGAGGTATATTATTTTATTTTTTATTCTGTTTTCCTCATTGTTTCCGGAAAATACAGTGCTGATTGCGAGTTTTAATACCTTGAGACTGGGAAAAAATAAAAAAGATTATTATCAGGTTTCAAAAGTATTATCAAAATTTGACTTAGTCGGTTTACAGGAAGTAATGAATGAAAACGGTCTGAAAATATTAAAGGGGAATCTTGAGAAAATAACAGGGAAAAAATGGGAATATCATATATCTGAAAAACCCGCAGGCAGCGGAGAGTACAAAGAATATTTTGCATACATATGGCAGAAAGAAAAGGTAAGCTTGAAAGAGCCAGCAGGCTATTATCAGGAAGAGAAGCCGTCTGACTTTGAAAGAGAGCCTTACGGTGTATGGTTCAAAGCCGGGGAGTTTGACTTTGTATATGTGCTTGCCCATTCGGTCTATGGAAAAAAAGAAAGGGAACGTATTCTTGAAGCTTCAAGATATATTCTGGTTTATAATTTTTTTCGAAAAATGGTTCCTTTGGAAAAAGATGTGATAATAGCCGGAGACTTTAATCTCCCGGCAAATAACAGAGGGTTTAGGAAATTAACAGTACATCCGGAACAGATAGAATATGTTCTAAATCCGGACGAGGATCTGACAACTCTGGGTAAAAAATCACTGGTTAATTCATACGACAACTTTTTTATAAGCAGAAAACATACTAAGGAGTTTACAGGAAGATACGGAGTATATAATTATATAAAAATAATTATGAAGAGATAA
- a CDS encoding tetratricopeptide repeat protein — protein sequence MKRILILFSLLLVLSCGEKKNKDNTEQKKDAAATENINNGNEITALGQSMIDDGKMDSEQNVDQAKIEQAKEAAKNGDVQAMLALSAFYYQSNEKEESKKWLEMAAEKGNNDAIRNLAIINREMGNEKEYLKWSEKYALNTNDKNMLAAIGGTYMNNKNLSEAKRWFERAYNAGEKRVDINIAQINANQNNMSEALKWYKRAAARGEKDANRGIGLIYFNQNRNTEAREYLKKAYNSGMKELSMPIAITYHKQNNMEEAKKWYAIAAANGDKDAKKNLAILNSAGSAKTNASNDPLFNSPIDKAPSLTGGTPNKTKTPTDDTNSTNIVKNGNNQNQGVTVDYTPQDKKSGNSDPNDMFNVDTN from the coding sequence ATGAAAAGAATTTTAATATTGTTTTCTTTATTATTAGTACTTTCTTGCGGCGAAAAGAAAAATAAAGATAATACAGAACAGAAAAAAGATGCAGCAGCAACGGAAAATATTAATAATGGAAATGAAATAACAGCACTTGGACAAAGTATGATTGATGACGGGAAAATGGATTCCGAACAGAATGTAGATCAGGCTAAGATAGAACAAGCCAAGGAAGCTGCGAAAAACGGTGATGTTCAGGCAATGTTGGCTCTTTCGGCATTTTACTATCAGAGTAATGAAAAAGAAGAGTCTAAAAAATGGCTGGAAATGGCTGCAGAAAAAGGAAATAATGATGCAATAAGAAACCTTGCTATAATTAACAGGGAAATGGGTAATGAAAAAGAATACCTGAAGTGGTCGGAAAAATATGCACTGAATACAAATGATAAAAACATGCTGGCAGCAATAGGCGGAACATATATGAACAATAAGAATTTATCAGAGGCTAAAAGATGGTTTGAAAGAGCTTATAATGCCGGTGAAAAAAGGGTAGATATAAATATAGCCCAGATAAATGCAAATCAGAATAATATGTCAGAAGCACTTAAATGGTACAAAAGAGCGGCGGCACGTGGTGAAAAAGATGCAAACAGAGGAATAGGACTTATCTATTTTAATCAGAACAGAAATACCGAAGCGAGAGAATATCTGAAAAAAGCTTACAATTCCGGTATGAAAGAGCTTTCTATGCCTATAGCAATAACATATCATAAACAGAATAATATGGAAGAGGCTAAGAAGTGGTATGCCATAGCTGCTGCAAACGGGGATAAAGATGCTAAGAAGAATCTGGCAATATTAAATTCAGCCGGTTCTGCGAAAACAAATGCAAGCAATGATCCGTTATTTAATTCACCTATTGACAAGGCTCCGTCTTTGACAGGAGGAACACCAAATAAGACTAAAACACCAACAGATGATACTAACAGTACAAATATTGTCAAGAATGGAAATAATCAAAATCAGGGGGTTACTGTGGACTACACACCGCAGGATAAAAAAAGCGGAAATTCAGATCCTAATGATATGTTTAACGTAGATACAAATTAA
- a CDS encoding argininosuccinate synthase: MSKDKVVLAYSGGLDTSIIIPWLKENYDLEVIACCVNVGQEDDMEEVRKKAVESGATKVYVEDKREEFVRDYAFRGLKAGAVYEHKYLLGTAFARPLIAKTLVDVAHKEDAKYICHGATGKGNDQVRFETGIASFDPELKIIAPWRMWDISSREDAIDYANKHGISVPVTKEKIYSRDQNLWHISHEGGDIEDLTTEHQEDILYLMTTSPEKAKNDPTYVEISFEKGWPVKVDGKALAPVELLETLNKIAGENGVGITDIVENRIVGMKSRGIYETPGGTLLMEALNELECIIFDKDTLNFKKLVSQKYADLTYSGQWFTPLREALDAFVDKVHENATGTIKLKLYKGNIKVAGRYSDYALYSEKISSFGDSGELYSHKDAEGFIKLFSLPNKIRASKK; the protein is encoded by the coding sequence ATGTCAAAAGATAAGGTAGTACTGGCTTATTCAGGAGGACTCGACACATCTATTATTATCCCGTGGTTAAAAGAAAACTATGATTTGGAAGTAATAGCCTGCTGTGTAAATGTCGGTCAGGAAGATGATATGGAAGAAGTAAGAAAAAAGGCTGTAGAATCGGGAGCTACCAAAGTTTACGTAGAAGACAAAAGGGAAGAATTCGTAAGGGACTATGCTTTTAGAGGACTGAAAGCCGGTGCTGTTTATGAACATAAATATCTTTTAGGGACTGCTTTTGCCCGTCCGCTTATTGCTAAAACACTTGTAGATGTTGCTCATAAAGAAGATGCAAAATATATATGCCATGGTGCCACAGGAAAAGGAAATGACCAGGTAAGATTTGAAACTGGGATTGCTTCTTTTGATCCTGAATTAAAAATAATCGCCCCATGGAGAATGTGGGATATAAGTTCACGTGAAGATGCTATTGATTACGCTAACAAGCATGGTATAAGCGTACCTGTTACCAAGGAAAAAATATACTCGAGAGATCAGAATTTATGGCATATTTCACATGAAGGCGGAGATATAGAAGACCTTACTACAGAACATCAGGAAGATATTTTATATCTGATGACTACTTCTCCGGAAAAAGCAAAAAATGATCCTACTTATGTAGAAATTTCATTTGAAAAGGGCTGGCCGGTTAAAGTAGACGGAAAAGCTCTTGCTCCTGTAGAATTATTGGAAACACTTAATAAAATTGCAGGAGAAAACGGTGTAGGAATTACAGACATCGTAGAAAACAGAATTGTTGGTATGAAATCGCGTGGAATATATGAAACTCCGGGCGGAACTCTTCTGATGGAAGCTCTGAATGAGCTTGAATGCATAATTTTTGATAAAGACACACTTAATTTTAAAAAGCTGGTTTCTCAAAAATATGCTGATCTTACTTATTCAGGTCAGTGGTTCACACCATTAAGAGAAGCTCTTGATGCTTTTGTAGATAAAGTACATGAAAATGCGACAGGAACTATAAAATTAAAATTATATAAAGGAAATATAAAAGTAGCAGGAAGATATTCAGATTATGCACTTTACAGTGAAAAAATCTCATCTTTCGGGGACAGCGGCGAGCTTTACAGCCATAAAGATGCTGAAGGATTTATAAAGCTTTTTTCACTGCCAAATAAAATAAGAGCATCTAAGAAATAA